From Aegilops tauschii subsp. strangulata cultivar AL8/78 chromosome 5, Aet v6.0, whole genome shotgun sequence:
actctgatgtattacgcatcctcgtcgtcctacgaggtttggtagtgacttgatccgaagtttcatgatcactatcataagcttccacttcaattggtgtaggtgccataggaacaacttcttgtgccctgctacacactagttgaagtgacggttcaataaccttatcaagtctccaccatcctcccactcaattctttcgagagaaacttttcctcgagaaaggactcgtttctagaagcaattacttttgcttccagatctgaaataggaggtatacccaactgttttgggtattcttatgaagatgtatttatccgctttgggttcgagcttatcagcctgaaactttttcacataagcttcgctgccccaaacttttaagaaacgacaacttaggtttctctaaatggtgtcgtctcaacggaattgcgtggtgccccttttaaagtgaatgcggttatctctaatgcctaacccataaacgatagtggtaattcgataagagacatcatggtatgcaccatatccaatagggtgcagttatgatgttcggacacaccatcacactatggtgttccaggcggtgttaattgtgaaacactttccacaatgtcttaattgtgtgccaaactcgtaactcagatactcatctctatgatcatatcacagacattttatcctcttgtcacggcgatcttcaacttcactctgaaattacttgaacctttcaataattcagacttgtgtttcatcaagtaaatacactcagcatctactcaaatcatctgtgaagtaagaacgcAACGATATCCACtacatgcctcagcactcattagactgcatacatcaaaatgtattacttccaataagttgctctcttgttccatctcactgaaaacgaggcctttcagtcatcttgcccatgtggtatgatttgcatgtctcaagtgattcaaaatcaagtgagtccaaacgatccatctgcatggagtttcttcatgcatatataccaatagacatggttcgcatgtctcattcttttcaaaaacgagtgagtccaaagatccatctgcatggagtttcttcatgcgttctataccaatatgactcaagtggcagtgccacaagtgtgtggtactatcattactatcttatatcttttggcatgaacatgtgtatcactacgatcgagattcattttaggtgcaagaccattgaaggtattattcaaataaacagagtaaccattattctccttaaatgaataaccgtattgcaataaacataatccaatcatgttcaacgcaaacaccaaatctcgatagtagagagagcatgcgatgcttgatcacatcaaccttggaaacacttccaacacatatcgtcatctcacctttagctagtctccgtttattccgcagcttttatttcgagttaccaacacttagcaaccgaaccggtatctaataccctagtgctgctaggagtactagtaaagtacacattcatataacgtatatccaatatacttctgtcgaccttgtctgccttctcatctaccaagtatctagggtagtactgcttcagtgaccgtttccctcattacagaagcacttagtctcgggtttgggttcaaccttgggattcttcactagagcagcaaacgatttgttgtttcatgaagtgtcccttttgcccttgcccttctagaaactagtggttttactaaccatcaacaattgatgctccttcttgatttctactttcgcggtgtcaaacatcgcgagttgctcaaggatcatcatctatccttgatatttatagttcatcacgaagctctactagcttggtggcagtgactatggagaactatcactatctcatctgggagattaactcccactcgattcaagcgattgtggtactcagacaatctgagcacatgctcaacgattgagcttttctcccttagtttgcaggcttaagaaacttgtcagaggtctcatacctcttgacgtgggcactagtccgaaatcccaatttcagtcttcggaacatctcatatgttctgcgacgtttcaaaaacgtctcttgtgccacaattctaaaccgttagcattacgcactgaactatcacgtagtcatcaaaacgtgtatgtcagatgtttcgtaacatctacagatgacgctgaggtccagcacaccgagcggtgcattaaggacataagccttctgtgcagcaatgaggacaatcctcagtttacggacccagtccgcataattgctactaccaactttcaactaaattttctctaggaacatatcttgaacagtagaactaaagcgtatgacataatttgtaaagaccttttgactatgttcataataatgaagttcatttgattatgaactcccactcagatagacatccctctagtcatctaagtgatacatgatccgagtcaaactaggccgtgtccgatcatcacgtgagacggactagtcatcatcggtgaacatctccgtgttgatcgtatctgctatacgactcatgttcgacctttcggtctcttgtgttctgaggccatgtctgtacatgctaggctcgtcaagtcaacctaagtgtttcgcatgtgttccgaggccatgtctgtacatgctaggctcgtcaacacccgttgtattcgaacgttagaatctatcacacccgatcatcacgtggtgcttcgaaacaacgaaccttcgcaacggtgcacagttagggggaacacgtctcttgaaattttagtgagggatcatcttacttactaccgtcgttctaagcaaataagatgcaaaacatgataaacatcacatgcaatcaaatagtgacatgatatggccaatatcattttgctcctttgatctccatcttcggggcaccatgatcatctttgtcatcgacatgacaccatgatctccatcatcatgatctccatcattgtgtcttcatgaagttgtcacgccaacgattacttctacttctatggctaacgcgcttagcaataaagtaaagtaatttacatggcattattcaatgacacgcaggtcatacaaaaataaagacaactcctatggctcctgccggttgtcatactcatcgacatgcaagtcgtgattcctattacaagaatatgatcaatctcatacatcacatatatcattcatcacatcttctggccatatcacatcacaaggcacatgctgcaaaaacaagttagacgtcctctaattgttgttgcaagttttttacgtggcttgtataggtttctagcaagaacatttcttacctacgtaagaccacaacgtgatatgccaatttctatttacccttcataaggacccttttcatcgaatccgttccgactaaagtgggagagacagacacccgctagccaccttatgcatctagtgcatgtcagtcggtggaacctgtctcacataagcgtacgtgtaaggtcggtccgggccgcttcatcccacaatgccgccgaaacaagataagactagtagcggcaagaagaattggcaacatctacgcccacaactactttgtgttctactcgtgcatagaaactacgcatagacctagctcatgatgccactgttaggggacgtagcagaaattcaaaattttctacgcatcaccaagatcaatctatggagtaatctagcaacgaggggaaggtgagtgcatctacatacccttgtagatcgcgatgcggaagcgttgcaagaacgcggatgagggagttgtactcgtagcgattcagatcgcggttgattccgatctaagcaccgaagaacggtgcctccgtgttcaacacacgtgcagcccggtgacgtctcccacgccttgatccagcaaggagagagggagaggttggggaagactccatccagcagcagcacgacggtgtggtggtgatggaggagcgtggcaatcccgcagggcttcgccaagcaccgcgggagaggaggaggagggagaggggtagggctgcgccgaaagatagacgttctcgtgtgtcttgggcagctcaaacctcaactatatataaggggggagggggctgcgccccccttagggtttccacccccaagaggaggcggccagccctagatcccatccaagggggcggccaaggggaggagagggggggcgccactagggtgggccttaaggcccatctggacctagggtttgctccctcccactctcccatgtgccttgggccttggtggggggcgcaccagcccacctggggctggtcccctcccacacttggcccacgcagccttctggggctggtggccccacttggtggacccccgggaccctcccggtggtcccggtacattaccgatttcacccgaaacttttccggtgaccaaaacaggacttcccatatataaatctttacctccggaccattccggaactcctcgtgacgtccgggatctcatccgggactccgaacaacatttggtaaccacgtacatactttccctataaccctagcgtcatcgaaccttaagtgtgtagaccctacgggctcgggaaccatgcagacatgaccgagacgttctccggtcaataaccaacagcgggatctggatacccatgttggctcccacatgttccacgatgatctcatcggatgaaccacgatgtcggggattcaatcaatcccgtatgcaattccctttgtctatcggtatgttacttgcccgagattcgatcgtcggtatcccgataccttgttcaatctcgttaccggcaagtctctttactcgttccgtaactcacatcatcccgtgatcaactccttggtcacattgtgcacattatgatgatgtcctactgagtgggcccagagatacctctccgtttacacggagtgacaaatcccagtctcgattcgtgccaactcaacagacactttcggagatacatgtagtgcacctttatagtcacccagttacgttgtgacgtttggtacacccaaagcattcctacggtatccgggagttgcacaatctcatggtctaaggaactgatacttgacattagaaaagctctgagcaaacgaactacacgatcttgtgctaggcttaggattgggtcttgtccatcacatcattctcctaatgatgtgatcccgttatcaacgacatccaatgtccatggtcaggaaaccgtaaccatctattgatcaacgagctagtctcctagaggcttactagggacatggtgttgtctatgtatccacacatgcatctgagtttcctatcaatacaattctagcatggataataaacgattatcatgaacaaggaaatataataataacctatttattattgccactagggcatatttccaacaggaagagggccggctgttagcactcagccggtccgccatctaccagcagggtttgcaccgttaccacaaccggaaggtcaagccaagatccttccaagaaggcgatcttgtgctctggctgatcaagcgaacagccggccaacacaagctctcggccccttgggaaggccccttcgtcatcagcaaggccctaggcaacgactcctactacctgatcgacgcacagaagccgaaggcacgcaagagagatgattccggcaaggagtcggaatgaccatggaacgccaatctcttccgaagattttacagctaaatgcagtatgtaccacgctaccttttgtattaagcacaagacaacgggccccccgaggagcactcggggactaccctcttttatctacgaatgatgagtgtcatacctatgaatgtattactacatttgttttcctgtccggcaccgggttcgatcagtcggcccggggacttgccgccttgagttatattaaagttctacctgcagtcagacaagtagtgtgccggcacccaagccctctcttgttgaaagtcgcagctcgaagaatcgaatgtccgactggcaagagtcaaaggcaggaaaggatgcccacacgaaaaatggctaaggactaacgaacttatataacacaagccggcttCCCACCCCGCCaaaccggctgtcagaacagccggctggccggcttccgattcaccttgctacaatctaagaaagctagagtacttgttgttggaaatatgccctagaggcaataataaatggttattattatatttctttgttcatggtaattttctattattcatgctataattgtattgtccggaaatcgtaatacatgtgtgaatacatagaccacaaagtgtccctagtaagcctctagttgactagctcgttgatcaacagatagtcatggtttcctgactatggacattggatgtcattgataacgggatcacatcattaggagaatgatgtgatggacaagacccaatcctaagcatagcataaaagatcgtgtagtttcatttgctagagcttttccaatgtcaagtatcttttccttagactatgagatcgtgcaactcccggataccgtaggagtgctttgggtgtgccaaacgtcacaacgtaactgggtgaccataaaggtgcactacgggtatctccgaaagtgtctgttgggttggcacggatcgagactgggatttgtcactccgtgtgacggagaggtatctctgggcccactcggtaatgcatcatcataatgagctcaatgtgactaaggcgttagtcacgggatcatgcattgcggtacgagtaaagagacttgccggtaacgagattgaacaaggtattgggataccgacgatcgaaactcgggcaagtaacataccgattgacaaaaggaattgcatacggattgattgaatcctcgacaccgtggttcatccgatgagatcatcgtggaacatgtgggagccaacatgggtatccagatcccgctgttggttattgaccagagaggcgtctcggtcatgtctgcatgtctcccgaacccgtagggtctacacacttaaggttcggtgacgctagggttgtagagatatatgtatgcggaaacccgaaagttgttcggagtcccggatgagatcccggacgtcatgagaggttccggaatggtccggaggtgaagaattatatataggaagtccagtttcggccaccgggaaagtttcgggggttaccggtattgtaccgggaccaccggaagggtcccgggggtccaccgggtggggccacctatcccggagggccccgtgggctgaaagtggaagggaactaGCCCtcagtgggctggggcgccccccttgggcctccccccatgcgcctagggttgggaaccctaggggggagttcccccttgccttggggggcaaggcaaccctttcccccttgtggccgccgccccccttgagatcccatctcttggggccggtgccccccccagggggcctatctaaagggggggaagggagggcagcacacaacagccttgggcgcctccctcctcccctgcaacacctctctctcgcgcgcagaagctcggcgaagtcctgccggagaaccgctacatccaccaccacgccgtcgtgctgttggatctccatcaacctctccttcccccttgctggatcaagaaggaggagacgtcgctgcatcgtacgtgtgttgaacgcggaggtgccgtccgttcggcactcggtcatcggtgatttggatcacggcgagtacgactccgtcatccacgttcattggaacgcttccgctcgcgatctacaagggtatgtagatgcactcccttcccctcgttgctagtatactccatagatgcatcttggtgaacgtaggaaaattttaaaattatgctacgatacccaacacttgccctcccaaacggccaagcccttccccagccacagactgcagagcagctgtccggctgggaaggcggcgaccaagggagggcggcaaaggaaacagccaaaaggatgaaaagcaaatacaatcagaagccaagcacatgcatgattatatttacacaaaaggccttcgaaaggccggcgttcaacatagtttgaatacacccccagtgggtggaactgcgcaaacctaacaaatattgttcaaagagtaataaacaggaaagcaaaggtGGCGGATCAGGCCAAAGGTGCAATAGGCGAGCCAGGAAGGTCAGTGGAGACGGCagtgctggctggaggagtggccagctggcgagtctcggcttgatcatcacgctgcaggcggcgcgctcgcacgcgcctcgttgctggaggcacgatcaagctgaggctggccggttgctccaccgtctggcacggtgtcttcaccatcctctccctcctcctcttcgccctcgtcactggagtcgatctcctccgccgagtcttcaacccaaaccactcctccggctgagcaacgccgtcatcattcacctcaggggcaaaggcactggtggcggtgtagtcggcgatcgccgaggcgcgctggatgatagccggccgcaccgcctccagctcctcgttggcctcctgccgccaggtggtcagctgggccaaatccagcccaggataccaagctcggatgaactccagcgccagcctggcgcctgaccgagccgcagaagccttccaggcctcgaagcggccaaccactacctccagccagtcggcagtccgactgggggtacggggaaccacctcgtcgggccagagagcggctagcacttgcgccccaacgcgctgaagacgacggagcatgcggtgagccggctggaggcagGCTTGGATCGCaagaagctgctcctcaagcgaccggcgagcatccggcgcgatctcaaccccagcctgcctttgcgcgtcgcggcgggcctcgatgacttggttggcggcaacggagtaaccggggaagtactctgcgctaaaaaaacacaaagtcagaaaatggaccaaatggcaggcggcaagcaaagggacgaagaagaagaaggcctaccgtcaaccaaatcttcgatctggccgtagccgtcgCTCATCGcttgccttgcctcagcccagctcgccgcctcggtctcgtattcggcttggagggcggcctcgctgtcctgcgccgccttcagggccgccttatggctctcctcctggtcggccagcttcttgaccaagcggtcacgctcctgagccaaggcgttgcactcggcttccttggcAGGAAGGGCGATCTgggccccacccaactgctccctcaggtcggcattggcctctgcagatatggtaaagaaaaaaagcaataagaaagaagtcgccaggaaagatccggcccggctgctcagcagtcggcccgaatctcggggactacacccagtgggtgcgctgacgcgcccccacgtgagataaaagatgaagcacttactccggctctcggtcagatcaatggtcttctggttcagctcccgggcctgggagttgaaggtagccgcgcggaggttgtgatagtcctgcaaataggacagaggagcgaataagaacaagatagcaatcgaagtctactaagaagttctaagtcgcctgctcagcagccgactcggaactcggggactacacccagtgggtgcgctgacgcgcccccacggaagaaatcaagaacaagaaacaaaaaagcgggaagactcacccgaatggccgtccgcgtcgcgaggaactcttgaGTACACTGCTTCAGCACGGTGGCTTGggattgaagccggttccggacttcttgcgctgccacgttcagcacggccgtcccaccacccggcgtccaccccggcgagctggcgctggccgtctccagatcctgggccgacgagctagagcccgcggccttctgcgggtccggcgccgaagtcgccttccctgcgcgctggcgcgatggcgaccggaccacaaggtcagccctcgcagccggctcgtctccagccggttgcacgggcggcgtgctaggccggctgccttggtccgccccagtcagtgatggcggtgccgcctccctctcctggacgacgacgtcgccctcctccctctccaccaccagctggtcgccaccggcttcctccggcgggggcacCGGGATCTCGGGCTCCACAGCACGAAGGAGGACAACAAGCTGCGGATGCCAGTTACGcagggcctccgccgccctctctgcggctgcagcctccgcctgagccttggccgctgcgtcggcttgtgcctccgccgacctctccgtcGTCTCCTGCACCAC
This genomic window contains:
- the LOC141022229 gene encoding uncharacterized protein, yielding MWVMILGSKGEAADAIRRAQAGVEAESGRKLRVLRTNNGNEFTAAEFASYCADEGIQHHYSTPYNPQQNGVVERRNQTVVGMARALLKQRGMLAVFWGEAVLTAVYILNRSPTKALDGRTPYEAWHGRKPAVSHLRVFGCLAFAKELGHIGKLDDRSTPGVFIGYAEGSKAYRILDPKTQHVRTARDVVFNEGRGWQWDKAVDDGSTLTYDDFIVEYAHFKEAGGASSSSSPGTSTPPPKTTSTPVPATPTAPQLATPHTPALAVTTPERAAEALRNWHPQLVVLLRAVEPEIPVPPPEEAGGDQLVVEREEGDVVVQEREAAPPSLTGADQGSRPSTPPVQPAGDEPAARADLVVRSPSRQRAGKATSAPDPQKAAGSSSSAQDLETASASSPGWTPGGGTAVLNVAAQEVRNRLQSQATVLKQCTQEFLATRTAIRDYHNLRAATFNSQARELNQKTIDLTESRKANADLREQLGGAQIALPAKEAECNALAQERDRLVKKLADQEESHKAALKAAQDSEAALQAEYETEAASWAEARQAMSDGYGQIEDLVDGRPSSSSSLCLPPAIWSIF